TTACTGTTACTGCCGCTGCTGGGCCGCGCCGTCAGCCTGCCGGCGGCCGATTATCCGGTGCGTCACGGCGAGCTGACGCCGCGCGAAATGGCCATAGCGAAAAACGCCTGGCAATATTTTGTCGCCAACTATCAGCCGAAAACCGGGCTGGTGAACGCGGTAAACAAATATCCCTCCACCACCATGTGGGACAGCGCCTCCTATCTGGCGGCGCTCACCGCCGCACGTGAGCTGGGGATTATCGATAAGGCGGAGTTCGATCGCCGCCTGCTGCAGTTTATGGGCACGCTGAATAAGCTGGTGCTATTCCGCGACCAGGTGCCGAACAAAGCCTATAACACCATCACCGCGCAGAAGGTGGACTACCTGAACAAGCCGGGCGAGATCGGCTTTTCCGCCATCGATATCGGCCGCATGCTGATGTGGATGAAGATCATCAAAGAGCGCTACCCCGAATATGGCAACAGCATCGACAATGTGGTGCTGGGCTGGGACTTCACCCACGTGGTGGATGACTGCGGCACGCTCTACGGCGCCTATCTCGATCAGAACAAGCAGCCGATGTATGTGCAGGAAGGCCGTCTCGGCTATGAGGAGTACGCAGCGGCGGGCTATCAGCTGTGGGGCTTCTCCACCTGCCAGGGCAGCCGCCCGGAGCCTTACGCGCTGGCCGATATCTACTGCGTGCTGGTGCCCTACGACTCGCGCGACCCGCGTCTGACCAACCAGCATAACTACGTGGTAACCGAATCCTACCTGCTGCACGGCCTGGAGATGGGCTGGGATAAAAGCGACGACCGCGACGACAGCCCGCGAAATTTCAGCCATCCGTGGATGAAAGATTTCGCCGACCGTGTTTATCAGGCGCAGGAAAACCGCTACATGATCACCGGCACCCTCACCGCCCGCTCCGAGCATCAGCTCGATAAGGCGCCTTACTTCGTCTACGACACAGTGTTCAGCGACGGCTTTAACTGGAACACCATCACCGACCGCGGCAAATATGTGCCAGAGGTGGCGGCGGTGTCGCTGAAGGCGGCGCTGGGCATGTGGGTACTGTGGGATTCGCCCTACACCGATCGCCTGCTGGACGCTATCGAAAACGCCGACGAGGAAGGCAAAGGCTATTACGAGGGGCTGTATGAAAACGGCGACGGCCCGATCAAAGAGTTCACCGCCAACAATAACGGCATCATGCTGGAGGCGCTGCTGTTCAAAAAAGAGGGCAAGCTGCTGAAGTTCAACACCGACAACCCGCGTAAACCGGCTTTTGCGCCATCGCTGTGGGAGCGTCGTCTGGTGGATCTGTTTGAGCCGAACAACGAGCGGCGCAACCGACCTTTCCTGGAGATGACGCCGCCGGTGAAAACCTGGTGCGACCAGAGCGGCACCGCAGCGCGCAGCGCGCCCTCCTGCAAATCGTGCAAATGCCCGAGCTGTAAAAACGATGACGCGCCTGTGAAACTGCCGCCGGTGGCCACCTCATGCCTCAAACAGTGATGCGCAGGCGCGCGCTTATTCCGCTGCTGGCGCTGCTGCTGCTGGCGCTGATCGCGCTGGTGCAGAGCAGCGGCACGGCGTGGCGCTGGCTGGTTCAGGGCGGCTGGCACAGCAGCGCGCGTATGGGCGCGCTGACGCCGGAGGAGCAGCGCTGGGCGCAGGTTGCGTGGCGCTACTTCAGCAACAACACCCAGCCCGGCACCGGGTTGGTCAACGGCAGCGATAAGCGTCCGGTCTCCAGCGTCTGGCAGATCGGCGACACGCTGGTTGCGCTGACCGCCGCGCGTGAGCTGAAGCTGATCGACGAAGCGGAGTTCGACCAGCGCCTGACGCGGCTGATCGGTACGCTGAACCGCCTGCCGCTCTCCGGCGCCGGGCTGCCGAACCGGCTCTACAACACCCGCAACAACACCATGATCGACTACAGCAGCGCGCCGAAAAGCATCGGCTGGTCATCGCAGGATATCGCCCGCCTGCTGATGGCGCTGCGTATCGTCGCGGTGCGCTATCCCGCCTACAGCGAATATCTGGAGCGCGTGGTACTGCGCTGGAACTTTTGCCGCATCGTCGACGACCAGGGCCAACTGTTCGCCGGGCTGCTGCAGAACGGCCAACTGGTGACCCGTCAGGAAGGACGGCTGGGCGACAGCGAATACAGCGCTGCCGGCTTTGGCCTGTGGGGCTTCCCTAATCAGATTTCGCTGCTGCCGCCGGCGCAACACGTGATTATCTACGGCATGGCGCTTGATATTGACGCGCGCGATCCGCGCACCACCTGGACGCCGTCGGCGATCACCACCATGCCGTACGCCCTGAGCGGGCTGGAGTATGGCTGGGCGTTGCCGGGCGCCGGCCAGCAGACCGCGAAACTGCTGCGCCAGCGCGCCAGTCAGGTCTATCAGGTGCAGGAGCAGCGCTGGCAGCGGGAGAAAATCCTTACCGCGCGCAGCGACTTTACCCTCTCCACCGCCCCCTGGCATGTCAACGACACCCTCTACGGCAACGGCTACGCCTGGAACACGCTGGGCGACGACGGTAACTACTACCCGCGTCTGGCGCAGGTATCGACCCGGGCGGTCTTCGGCCTCTGGGCGCTGTGGGATACCGATTTCACCGATGCGCTGATGCGCATTACGCGCCTGCAGTATGACGCCGAGCGCGGCTGGTTCGAAGGCCGCGCCGAGGCGACCGGCGACTATAACCGCGCCATTACCCTCTCCACCAACGCCACGGTGCTGGAGGCGCTGCTCTATAAGGCCAATATGGGCCCGCTGCTGCCGCAGGGTAAGCTGAGCGACGACAGCTATTTCGCCCGGCGTCTGAGCGACGTGTTTAACCGGCCGCGCCAGTGTCTGCCGCCGGAGCGCAAGCAGACGGATAATGTCGATGT
This DNA window, taken from Mixta gaviniae, encodes the following:
- a CDS encoding DUF3131 domain-containing protein, translating into MKQAIYSRSLIPHRWLCWLLAGLLLLPLLGRAVSLPAADYPVRHGELTPREMAIAKNAWQYFVANYQPKTGLVNAVNKYPSTTMWDSASYLAALTAARELGIIDKAEFDRRLLQFMGTLNKLVLFRDQVPNKAYNTITAQKVDYLNKPGEIGFSAIDIGRMLMWMKIIKERYPEYGNSIDNVVLGWDFTHVVDDCGTLYGAYLDQNKQPMYVQEGRLGYEEYAAAGYQLWGFSTCQGSRPEPYALADIYCVLVPYDSRDPRLTNQHNYVVTESYLLHGLEMGWDKSDDRDDSPRNFSHPWMKDFADRVYQAQENRYMITGTLTARSEHQLDKAPYFVYDTVFSDGFNWNTITDRGKYVPEVAAVSLKAALGMWVLWDSPYTDRLLDAIENADEEGKGYYEGLYENGDGPIKEFTANNNGIMLEALLFKKEGKLLKFNTDNPRKPAFAPSLWERRLVDLFEPNNERRNRPFLEMTPPVKTWCDQSGTAARSAPSCKSCKCPSCKNDDAPVKLPPVATSCLKQ
- a CDS encoding DUF3131 domain-containing protein, with the translated sequence MPQTVMRRRALIPLLALLLLALIALVQSSGTAWRWLVQGGWHSSARMGALTPEEQRWAQVAWRYFSNNTQPGTGLVNGSDKRPVSSVWQIGDTLVALTAARELKLIDEAEFDQRLTRLIGTLNRLPLSGAGLPNRLYNTRNNTMIDYSSAPKSIGWSSQDIARLLMALRIVAVRYPAYSEYLERVVLRWNFCRIVDDQGQLFAGLLQNGQLVTRQEGRLGDSEYSAAGFGLWGFPNQISLLPPAQHVIIYGMALDIDARDPRTTWTPSAITTMPYALSGLEYGWALPGAGQQTAKLLRQRASQVYQVQEQRWQREKILTARSDFTLSTAPWHVNDTLYGNGYAWNTLGDDGNYYPRLAQVSTRAVFGLWALWDTDFTDALMRITRLQYDAERGWFEGRAEATGDYNRAITLSTNATVLEALLYKANMGPLLPQGKLSDDSYFARRLSDVFNRPRQCLPPERKQTDNVDVP